From a region of the Vairimorpha necatrix chromosome 4, complete sequence genome:
- a CDS encoding tubulin alpha chain (TBA), whose protein sequence is MREIISLHIGQAGVQIGNACWELYCKEHGILPDGSLDDSGIEDEGSQSFFSQTSAGTFVPRTLMVDLEPGVIDSIKSSNYRNLFHPAQLIHGKEDAANNYARGHYTVGKEIIEPVMEQIRRMVDNCDGLQGFFIFHSFGGGTGSGFGSLLMDRLDAEFGKKSKLEFSIYPAPAISTAVVEPYNSVLTTHTTLEHSDCSFLVDNEAIYDMCKNLGIDRPHYSDINRVIAQVVSSITASLRFKGSLNVDLTEFQTNLVPYPRIHFPLVAYSPMVSKIKASHEKLSVQEITNACFEPKNQMVKCDTKQGKYMACCLLFRGDVSSQEANKAITNIKAKNSIKFVEWCPTGFKMGINSRTPTILEGQAMAAVSRAVCALSNTTAISEAWKRLNQKFDLMYAKRAFVHWYVGEGMEEGEFSEAREDLAMLEDDYDKISGESK, encoded by the coding sequence ATGAGggaaattatttctttacaCATTGGCCAGGCTGGTGTCCAAATAGGAAATGCTTGTTGGGAACTTTATTGTAAAGAACATGGAATATTACCAGATGGTAGTCTGGATGATTCAGGTATAGAAGATGAAGGATCTCAATCTTTCTTCTCTCAGACTTCTGCAGGTACTTTCGTCCCCAGGACTCTCATGGTCGACTTGGAGCCCGGAGTTATTGACTCTATAAAATCTTCTAATTATCGAAATTTATTCCATCCCGCTCAGCTCATCCACGGGAAAGAAGACGCAGCAAATAATTACGCCAGAGGACATTACACAGTAGGAAAAGAGATAATTGAGCCAGTAATGGAACAAATAAGGAGAATGGTAGATAATTGTGATGGATTACAAGgatttttcattttccaTAGTTTTGGAGGAGGAACTGGGTCTGGTTTTGGTTCTCTTCTTATGGACAGACTTGATGCTGAATTTGGTAAAAAGAGTAAATTGGAATTTTCGATTTATCCTGCTCCTGCTATTTCTACAGCAGTAGTAGAACCTTACAATAGTGTCTTGACTACACACACGACACTTGAACATTCTGATTGTTCATTTTTAGTGGACAATGAAGCCATTTACGACATGTGTAAAAATCTTGGTATTGATAGACCTCATTATTCTGATATAAATAGGGTCATAGCACAAGTAGTCTCTTCTATTACTGCTTCTTTAAGATTTAAAGGATCTTTAAATGTCGATTTGACTGAATTTCAGACTAATCTCGTCCCTTACCCTAGGATTCATTTCCCTTTAGTCGCTTATTCACCAATGGTCTCTAAAATCAAGGCATCTCATGAAAAATTGAGTGTACAGGAAATTACGAATGCGTGTTTTGAGCCAAAAAACCAGATGGTAAAATGCGACACGAAACAAGGGAAATATATGGCATGTTGCTTATTATTTAGAGGAGATGTGAGCTCACAAGAGGCAAATAAAGCTATTACTAATATAAAAGCGAAgaattctataaaattcGTCGAGTGGTGTCCTACTGGATTTAAAATGGGAATAAATAGTAGAACTCCCACAATCTTGGAGGGCCAAGCCATGGCGGCAGTGTCAAGGGCAGTCTGCGCTTTGAGTAACACGACAGCCATCTCTGAGGCATGGAAGAGACTCAATCAGAAATTTGATCTTATGTATGCGAAAAGGGCCTTTGTACACTGGTATGTGGGAGAAGGAATGGAAGAAGGCGAATTTAGTGAAGCGAGAGAAGATTTGGCAATGTTAGAAGATgattatgataaaatatcaGGAGAgtcaaaataa
- a CDS encoding tRNA-dihydrouridine synthase — MVNEKNFKSQDYRNLEISLAPMLEVTTANFRKFVRISSKHTLLFTEMIVSNTVINISTTKLLQRLGDIDDLTVVQIGGSDPTEISSAISILKQHGCKHFNLNLGCPSSRVQKGCFGAVLMKDKELVTKIVNTVYSDHNIVLSLKIRVGVDDLDTYEFFSNFVKFLVQNSPVKKFYVHARKCWLGGLSPKQNRNIPSLNYEYVYRIKQELLHIKFILNGGIKNLPYENMVDGIMIGREAIKNILVFKNIEDIIYGNNNMNVYEIIKRYLETFDGGEKITFRMLSPLQNVLHGKNGSKMWKRFLNEAVHKDKMSIDEFIKEIETTKIL; from the coding sequence ATGgttaatgaaaaaaacttCAAATCTCAAGACTACagaaatttagaaatatctCTCGCTCCAATGTTAGAAGTCACCACAGCAAATTTCAGAAAATTCGTCAGAATATCTTCAAAACACACTCTCCTCTTCACTGAGATGATCGTCTCTAATACCGttattaatatatctaCTACTAAATTATTACAAAGACTCGGAGACATAGACGATCTCACTGTAGTACAAATAGGGGGATCTGATCCTACAGAAATATCTAGTGCAATTTCTATTCTAAAACAACATGGTTGTAAACATTTTAACTTGAACTTGGGCTGCCCAAGCTCAAGAGTACAAAAAGGCTGCTTTGGGGCAGTACTAATGAAAGATAAAGAACTAGTCACTAAAATAGTAAACACTGTCTATTCTGATCATAATATCGTCTTATCCCTTAAAATCCGTGTAGGTGTGGACGATTTAGACACATACGAATTTTTTAgcaattttgtaaaatttttagtacaAAATAGCCctgttaaaaaattttatgtacATGCTAGGAAATGTTGGCTTGGTGGGTTAAGCCCAAAACAGAATAGAAATATACCATCTTTGAATTACGAATACGTTTATAGAATTAAACAAGAGTTATTACATATTAAGTTTATACTAAATGGTGGGATAAAAAATCTACCATATGAAAATATGGTAGATGGAATAATGATAGGTAGAGAAGctataaagaatattttagtatttaaaaatatagaagatattatatatggaaataataatatgaaTGTGTATgagattataaaaagatatttgGAGACATTTGATGGTggagaaaaaataacatttaGGATGTTAAGTCCTTTACAGAATGTTTTACATGGGAAAAATGGGAGTAAAATGTGGAAGAGGTTTTTGAATGAAGCAGTGCACAAAGATAAAATGAGTATAgatgaatttataaaagaaatagagACGACAAAGATATTATAG
- a CDS encoding ubiquitin carboxyl-terminal hydrolase → MKSNINFSDTPSLNHFDNSKIIHLLRKKYHKKRSNFQCSLCPSKDSLLVCLHCKMIFCPQDKCKHLNFFLNLDSIFTSYKSNTTKHVIIHKMFTNIPFKLRGLPNHGNTCYINSLLQVFVNLQDFTRLLLSTNKCHNEICLFCRTRDMFTGYLTNNKNTLLELIKTIMKSNVEFSNKDQQDVHSFYLFMVDMSCVKKKIFNSTLIKNHKTSNEKTPEFNIEVAQKTTTNEFINIEDTNVIEYNIKAAQKTLKVKTNEIEAAQKTSNVKDFHKLSNLFKIKGNYILKCLECKNKKSISKEIFLSLSLDFSQTLKTSLLNFFTKEILTDSLNCPICHKNTKFVKFFKLKKTSKILVLHLKRFKMIKQVYSKIDSEMKIDHELDFKTGKYKLKGFIIHKGSLHFGHYMTCIVKDGECYCLDDDRVTVVKGNEYLQKAYLLFYERI, encoded by the coding sequence ATGAAatctaatattaatttctcGGATACTCCAAGTCTAAATCATTTTGATAACTCAAAAATCATCCAtcttttaagaaaaaaataccacaaaaaaagatcaaATTTCCAATGTTCTTTATGTCCATCAAAAGACTCTTTACTAGTCTGTTTACACTGTAAAATGATCTTCTGTCCTCAAGACAAGTGTAAACATctcaattttttcttaaatttaGACTCCATTTTCACTTCTTATAAATCTAATACAACAAAACATGTTATAATTCATAAGATGTTTACAAATATCCCTTTTAAATTACGAGGTCTTCCTAATCATGGAAATACTTGTTACATCAACTCACTTCTTCAAGTATTCGTCAATTTACAAGATTTTACTCGTCTACTTTTGTCTACAAATAAGTGTCATAATGAAATATGCCTGTTTTGTCGTACTAGAGACATGTTTACAGGGTATTTGactaataataaaaacacaCTTTtggaattaataaaaactataatGAAGAGTAATGTGGAGTTTAGTAATAAAGATCAACAAGATGTGCACTCGTTTTACTTGTTTATGGTTGATATGAgttgtgtaaaaaaaaaaatatttaatagtACCTTAATTAAAAACCATAAAACTAGTAATGAAAAAACGCCAgaatttaatattgaaGTAGCGCAAAAGACAACAAcaaatgaatttattaatattgaaGATACAAATGTAAttgaatataatattaaagcAGCGCAAAAGAcattaaaagtaaaaacaaATGAAATTGAAGCAGCACAAAAGACATCAAATGTAAAAGACTTTcataaattatcaaatcTCTTCAAAATTAAAGGCAATTACATCCTTAAATGTCTAGAatgtaaaaacaaaaaatcaatCTCAAAAGAAATCTTTCTTTCTTTATCTCTAGACTTCTCTCAAACACTAAAAACAAGTTTACTAAACTTTTTTACTAAAGAAATCCTCACTGATTCCTTAAATTGTCCAATTTGTCATAAAAACAcgaaatttgtaaaattttttaaattaaaaaaaactagtaaaattttagttttacatttaaaaagatttaaaatgataaaacAAGTTTATTCGAAGATTGATAGTGAAATGAAAATTGATCATGAGTTGGATTTTAAGACTGGGAAGTATAAACTTAAAGGGTTTATAATTCATAAAGGGAGTTTGCATTTTGGACATTATATGACTTGTATAGTGAAAGATGGAGAGTGTTATTGCCTTGATGATGACCGAGTTACAGTAGTGAAAGGGAATGAATATTTACAGAAGGcgtatttattattttatgagagaatataa
- a CDS encoding small nuclear ribonucleoprotein F (RUXF) has product MPDQDLENPKQFLTRLTNKKVRVFFKWGQYYEGLLMEYDKYFNFVLADCKEVDFDNVSELGRVFIRCNNVKMIQEYK; this is encoded by the coding sequence ATGCCTGATCAAGATTTAGAGAATCCTAAGCAGTTTCTTACTAGACTTACTAATAAGAAAGTCAGAGTGTTTTTTAAGTGGGGCCAATATTACGAAGGCCTACTTATGgaatatgataaatatttcaacTTTGTCCTTGCTGATTGTAAGGAGGTTGATTTTGATAATGTCAGTGAATTAGGGCGAGTATTTATAAGATGtaataatgtaaaaatgatacaagaatataaataa
- a CDS encoding T-complex protein 1 subunit theta (CCT8), whose protein sequence is MNTSGFISQSQTEEKAKYTVVTKKLTSLISMFDKLYGKSYHTKLIQTDYNCIKNTNCPSVILDNVKINHPLVKLLIEYVKKLDTVGDSSKYFLLVVKYLINESFQIVEKGVKPTVLGEIYRNIGTELNEMCGGFSKKVDIFGENNLEEDLNKMTIQDRQLQLKQDNEKVYKDKELTSTQDKQTQPKQDEEVQPTFSLLLDSLINNKKIKSLVQESILKTKSFSTEKIRIHKMLTGTIEDSYIEEGMVFDRVPDSIRKSLKDGSSAIYNCPLDISRAELKSTILMNTSEELYNFTNEEINFIKEKVDSLKSDLIICSGKVDNIFLDFCNKANKVVFKIMSKHDLRRIRDCLGGSISPVLEPISNLGFVKNMEVFEKSSKLYTKFIGKEIYTIVLRSSLDVVLDEHERVIIKTLRALSQNVKNNTVEVVPGSGIFEHALTLLFKEKADSFSDDLHMKYAFMSLSTVFSNFKKIDKFTFDIYSSKIRAMKYALDFIAVMYETEDYLIGSQEKLNIKPRMNADWDEDH, encoded by the coding sequence ATGAACACATCGGGTTTTATTTCTCAATCACAAACCGAAGAAAAGGCAAAATACACTGTAGTAACAAAAAAGCTCACCTCTCTAATATCCATgtttgataaattatatggCAAATCTTACCATACGAAACTTATACAGACAGATTATaattgtattaaaaatactaattGTCCATCAGTAATATTAGACAATGTTAAGATTAATCATCCACTTGTTAAGTTATTGATAGAATATGTTAAGAAGTTGGATACTGTAGGAGACTctagtaaatattttttacttgtGGTTAAGTATTTGATAAATGAAAGTTTCCAGATAGTAGAGAAAGGAGTTAAGCCTACAGTATTGGGAGagatttatagaaatataGGGACAGAGTTAAATGAAATGTGTGGTGGGTTTAGTAAGAAAGTTGATATATTTGGAGAAAATAATCTAGAAGAAGatcttaataaaatgaCTATACAAGACAGACAACTACAGCTTAAACAAGACAATGAAAAAGTCTATAAGGACAAGGAACTAACATCCACACAAGACAAACAAACACAACCCAAACAAGATGAGGAAGTACAGCCCACATTTTCTTTACTTCTTGATTCgcttataaataataagaaaatcAAATCCTTAGTGCAGGAGAGTATTCTGAAGACTAAGTCCTTCAGTACAGAGAAGATCAGAATCCATAAGATGCTCACTGGTACTATTGAAGACAGTTACATTGAAGAAGGGATGGTCTTCGATAGAGTACCAGATTCCATAAGGAAGTCACTCAAGGATGGATCCTCTGCCATTTATAATTGTCCTTTAGACATTAGTAGGGcagaattaaaaagtacAATTTTAATGAACACGTCTGAggaattatataatttcacCAATGAAgagataaattttatcaaagaGAAAGTCGACTCATTGAAGTCTGACTTGATTATTTGCAGTGGTAAGGTCgataatattttccttgatttttgtaataaagCCAATAAAGTGGTATTTAAGATTATGAGTAAACACGATCTAAGAAGAATTAGAGACTGCCTTGGTGGATCCATTTCCCCCGTATTAGAGCCTATCTCGAATTTGGGATTTGTAAAGAACATGGAAGTGTTTGAGAAGAGTAGTAAATTGTATACTAAATTTATAGGTAAGGAGATTTACACCATAGTCCTAAGGAGTTCTCTTGATGTTGTCCTTGATGAACACGAGAGAGTTATTATTAAGACACTGAGGGCCCTCAGTCAGAATGTCAAGAATAATACAGTGGAAGTAGTTCCAGGCTCAGGGATATTTGAGCATGCCTTGACTCTTCTTTTTAAAGAGAAGGCTGATTCCTTTTCAGATGATCTTCATATGAAATATGCCTTTATGTCTCTGAGTACAGTGTTTTCTAATTTCAAGAAGATTGACAAGTTTACTTTTGATATTTACAGTAGTAAGATCCGGGCTATGAAATATGCATTAGATTTTATAGCTGTCATGTATGAGACAGAGGATTATTTGATAGGAAGTCAAGAGAAGTTGAATATTAAGCCCAGAATGAATGCAGATTGGGATGAAGatcattaa
- a CDS encoding ribosomal protein eS27 produces MVSKNLHNFQNFDLAFPTEEQIKKTHKTKNLYAVPTGYFMQVLCDGCKGVTLCYSHSQRDMNCKGCGETILKSTGGKAGLIGECAFKKVDYSFE; encoded by the coding sequence ATGgtaagtaaaaatttacataatttTCAGAATTTTGATTTAGCTTTCCCTACAGaagaacaaataaaaaagactCACAAGACCAAGAATTTATATGCAGTCCCTACTGGTTATTTTATGCAAGTCTTATGTGATGGATGTAAAGGAGTTACTTTATGTTATTCTCATTCTCAGAGAGACATGAACTGCAAGGGATGTGGAGAGACCATTTTGAAGAGTACAGGAGGAAAAGCGGGATTAATTGGAGAATGTGCTTTTAAGAAAGTTGATTATTCCTTTgaataa
- a CDS encoding ATP-dependent RNA helicase MTR4 — MKANLLDAFTDKTVLHDITEPIKQELRTNTHDAFERNGTKHEAAVPIDLDYTPIPEEFQKFTAKSYDFELDTFQKISLCALERDESVLVSAHTSSGKTVVAEYAIAMSLRDNQRVVYTSPIKALSNQKYRELLEEFTDVGLMTGDVTINPDASCLVMTTEILRNMLYRGSEVTREIHWIIFDEIHYMRDRERGVVWEETIILLPSHVRMVFLSATIPNALEFAEWISYIQKQIVHVVYTEKRITPLVHYFKTDKLHLIKDQDFHKNEFYQAMKTVKKGRITDRSIISVLKELSLPAVIFSFRRKDCEYFATRLVDDYLDEKGKEVVKTVFYNAIGSLRQEDRELPIIQNILPLLLKGIGIHHSGLLPIIKEIVEILFQEGYLKVLFATETFSIGLNMPAKSVVFTSLKKFDGVKTRQITSAEYIQMSGRAGRRGIDKMGIVVSLLNDTMTFNELKDLFSCSKDNLISAFRLTYNMILNLMRVEGLDPLYLISRSFHHFQAFKKGKDKEDELFEMYSLIKDYPKNNLVDLLLELENEKILRCKKFSSFFYPYIKTGRVVDLFIPRQGAGIFIKNAFVEAYDDEEIVCLVFTKNFIKKITTNINHVYMVYDFRAKFNPKVFYKNFEKINFQDDLEKINEIKEKIIQEYSCIEELVRNIKLDLCILCNKSYMECLLDCSNEIIKSEEYKVDVDCLTIFDTKFKNYIETKVDNTNNIKDTINFIKNEIYKSLYHEKFKEMSKLKEIYHMEECKKMIFVLKDLEYCDDTNVEIKGRLACEISTGDELVLTEMIFNGDFLKLEVDEFVPLLSCMVFEEWNEEDFVLSDENKKLYSFIEDSVRKVCHVLKKHGIEGNPKKYLRKFSYEMMEIVRMWCKGHTFLEICSSTEIFEGSIIRTFKRLEELLKQLSNAGRVIGNTELENMFSNGIVKIKRDIVFSNSLYL, encoded by the coding sequence ATGAAAGCTAATCTATTAGACGCATTTACAGATAAAACTGTACTTCACGATATTACAGAACCAATAAAACAAGAACTTCGAACTAACACTCATGACGCTTTTGAAAGAAATGGTACTAAACACGAGGCCGCAGTGCCAATTGATTTAGATTACACACCAATCCCAGAAGAATTCCAGAAATTCACTGCCAAATCTTATGATTTTGAACTTGACacatttcaaaaaatttctttgtGCGCTCTTGAGCGAGACGAGAGTGTCCTGGTAAGTGCGCACACTAGTTCGGGCAAGACAGTAGTCGCCGAATATGCCATAGCAATGTCTTTACGTGACAATCAGAGAGTTGTGTACACTTCGCCCATTAAAGCGCTTAGTAATCAGAAATATAGAGAATTACTTGAAGAATTTACTGATGTGGGTCTTATGACTGGAGATGTTACAATTAATCCTGATGCTTCTTGTCTAGTTATGACTACTGAGATCTTACGGAATATGCTTTACAGAGGCAGTGAAGTTACTAGAGAAATACATTGGATAATTTTTGATGAAATACATTACATGAGAGACAGAGAACGAGGTGTAGTCTGGGAAGAGACTATCATTTTATTACCATCTCATGTCCGTATGGTTTTTTTAAGTGCCACTATACCAAATGCTTTAGAATTTGCTGAATGGATTTCATACATTCAGAAACAAATTGTGCACGTGGTTTACACAGAAAAGCGAATTACGCCACTTGttcattattttaaaactgaCAAATTGCATTTAATTAAAGATCAagattttcataaaaatgaattttacCAGGCTATGAAAACAGTTAAGAAAGGCAGAATAACAGATCGAAGTATTATTAGTGTTCTTAAAGAGTTATCGCTTCCTGCCgtcatattttcatttagaAGAAAAGATTGCGAATATTTTGCGACGAGGTTAGTCGACGATTATCTCGACGAAAAAGGGAAAGAAGTAGTCAAGACAGTCTTTTATAACGCGATAGGGTCTTTGAGACAAGAAGACAGAGAACTGCCTATTATTCAGAATATTCTGcctttattattaaaaggaATAGGAATACATCATTCTGGTCTACTaccaattataaaagaaatagtagaaattttattccaAGAAGGTTATCTGAAAGTTTTATTTGCTACTGAAACTTTTTCCATTGGTCTAAACATGCCTGCTAAATCTGTCGTCTTTACGtctctaaaaaaatttgatggTGTCAAGACTCGACAAATTACAAGTGCCGAATACATCCAAATGAGTGGTAGAGCTGGTAGACGAGGTATAGACAAAATGGGTATAGTCGTAAGTTTATTAAATGACACTATGACTTTTAATGAACTAAAAGATCTTTTCTCGTGTTCAAAAGACAATTTAATTAGTGCTTTCCGTTTGACTTACAATATGATTCTTAATCTAATGCGTGTAGAAGGTCTTGATCCTTTGTATTTGATAAGTCGATCTTTCCACCATTTCCAAGCCTTTAAAAAAGGTAAAGACAAAGAAGACGAGTTATTTGAAATGTACAGTCTTATAAAAGATTATCCTAAGAATAATTTAgtagatttattattagaattagaaaatgaaaaaattttaagatgtaaaaaattttcatcatttttttacccGTATATAAAAACAGGTAGAGTTGttgatttatttatacCTCGTCAAGGAGCgggtatttttataaaaaatgctttTGTAGAAGCTTATGATGATGAAGAAATTGTTTGTTTagtttttactaaaaattttataaagaaaattactACGAATATAAATCATGTTTATATGGTTTATGATTTCCGGGCGAAATTTAATCccaaagttttttataaaaattttgaaaaaattaattttcaaGATGATTTAGAAAAGattaatgaaattaaagAGAAGATAATACAAGAATATTCATGTATAGAAGAATTAGTAAGGAATATCAAATTAGATTTGTGTATTCTGTGTAATAAATCGTATATGGAATGTTTATTAGATTGTAGTAATgagataataaaaagtgaAGAGTATAAAGTTGATGTTGATTGTCTTACAATTTTTGATACTAAATTTAAGAATTATATCGAGACTAAGGTAGATAAtactaataatattaaagatacaattaattttataaaaaatgaaatttataaaagtcTCTACCATgagaaatttaaagaaatgtCCAAATTAAAAGAGATTTATCATATGGAAGAATGTAAAAAGATGATTTTTGTACTAAAAGATCTCGAATATTGCGATGACACAAATGTGGAGATCAAAGGCAGACTGGCTTGCGAAATATCCACAGGCGACGAATTAGTCCTCACAGAGATGATTTTTAATGGGGATTTCTTGAAATTAGAAGTAGACGAATTCGTCCCGCTTTTGTCTTGCATGGTCTTCGAAGAGTGGAACGAAGAAGATTTCGTCTTATCTGACGAGAATAAAAAGCTTTACTCGTTTATTGAAGATTCAGTCCGGAAAGTGTGCCATGTCTTAAAAAAGCACGGGATAGAAGGAAATCctaagaaatatttaaggAAGTTTTCTTATGAGATGATGGAAATAGTAAGAATGTGGTGTAAAGGACACACATTTTTAGAGATTTGTAGTAGTACGGAGATATTTGAAGGAAGTATTATTAGAACATTTAAGAGACTTGAGGAATTATTAAAGCAGCTTAGTAATGCGGGGAGAGTTATAGGGAATACTGAGTTGGAGAATATGTTTAGTAATGGGATAGTGAAGATTAAGAGAGATATTGtattttctaattctttatatttataa